In Acropora palmata chromosome 7, jaAcrPala1.3, whole genome shotgun sequence, one genomic interval encodes:
- the LOC141886458 gene encoding uncharacterized protein LOC141886458: MTEEVENRFKESIKWLVEEKKVNAITGDCGFMINFQRIARQVTKIPVSMSSLCQLPTVTCSYAENEQIIILTANGKDLRHMKNVISVECGVDTEDLRCNIVGCEDVPYFGEAVAKGEKVKVKDAQPWIIRKAFNALLKYPKSKAFLLECTELPPYANAIRFYTGLPVFDAITACHFFISASKDNTMFGLQGWQDEWDGKHEAYHYGDNLTEAEKKEVVNPVHSE; the protein is encoded by the coding sequence ATGACCGAGGAAGTTGAAAATCGATTTAAGGAGTCCATCAAATGGCTTGtggaagagaaaaaagtcaatGCAATAACTGGTGATTGTGGTTTCATGATTAACTTTCAACGCATTGCTCGACAAGTCACGAAGATCCCCGTTTCCATGAGCTCCCTTTGCCAGCTTCCAACCGTTACATGCAGCTATGCAGAGAACGAGCAAATCATCATTTTGACGGCGAACGGGAAAGACCTGCGGCACATGAAAAATGTGATCAGTGTTGAGTGTGGTGTGGACACCGAAGATTTGCgttgcaacattgttggatgtGAAGATGTCCCTTACTTTGGTGAGGCAGTTGCTAAAGGCGAGAAAGTAAAAGTTAAAGATGCCCAGCCATGGATCATAAGAAAGGCTTTTAATGCACTTTTGAAGTACCCAAAAAGCAAAGCATTTCTGTTGGAATGCACTGAGCTTCCTCCATATGCAAATGCCATTCGATTTTACACAGGTTTACCAGTCTTTGATGCTATCACAGCATGTCACTTCTTTATCAGTGCATCCAAGGACAACACGATGTTTGGCCTTCAAGGTTGGCAGGATGAATGGGATGGAAAACATGAAGCCTACCATTATGGAGATAACCTTACggaagctgaaaaaaaagaagtcgTGAATCCAGTGCACTCTGAATAA